In the Mytilus galloprovincialis chromosome 10, xbMytGall1.hap1.1, whole genome shotgun sequence genome, one interval contains:
- the LOC143049333 gene encoding myophilin-like → MPPKRDKELEKQALDWIEANLGEPVDRSKPYEDVLRDGIVLCNLMKKLMPGCIKKIDTKGGGFALMQNIERFQEAAKKYGVPVTEVFQTVDLWERKNIPQVTQCIFALGRTTQTHPEYTGPPLGPKMAEKQQIEFTEEQIAAGKNVVSLQYGSNQGASQAGQSFGKQRMIND, encoded by the exons atgccaCCAAAG agGGATAAAGAATTGGAAAAACAAGCTCTTGATTGGATTGAAGCCAATTTAGGAGAACCTGTAGATAGATCTAAACCTTATGAAGATGTTCTACGAGACGGGATTGTATTATGCAA tCTGATGAAGAAATTAATGCCCGGATGTATAAAGAAAATTGATACAAAGGGAGGAGGTTTTGCTTTAATGCAAAACATAGAGAGATTCCAAGAAGCTGCCAAAAAATACGGGGTACCAGTAACAGAAGTTTTCCAGACTGTTGATTTATGGGAACGAAAGAATATTCCTCAAGTTACACAATGTATATTTGCGTTAGGAAGAACG acacaAACTCATCCGGAGTATACAGGTCCACCACTGGGTCCAAAGATGGCAGAAAAACAACAAATAGAATTTACGGAAGAACAAATAGCAGCTGGTAAAAATGTTGTCAGTCTTCAGTACGGGAGTAACCAAGGTGCCAGCCAAGCAGGACAGAGTTTTGGAAAACAGAGAATGATAAATGATTAA